Part of the Plasmodium vinckei vinckei genome assembly, chromosome: PVVCY_13 genome, TGACGATGAAATTTGAAGCTTCGAAAAATAAGCCAGAAGAGAAACAGAGCACCACACCATTGAAAATGCCAGTTAGTGAGAAGGCATTAGAAAAGAGCAAAAGTGTTGAAAAGGAACCTATTGAAAAGAGCAAAAGTGTTGAAAAGGAACCTGTTGAAAAGAGCAAAAGTGTTGAAAAACAACCTGTTGAAAAGAGCAAAACGGTTGAAAAACAACTTGTTGAGAAGAGCAAAACggttgaaaaaaaacaagcCCCGGTTATGAAAGACGGAGTAATGAAGGTTAAATTGATAGCCTTAGGGAAGAAGCAAGTTCCAAAGAGTGCTAAAGTGGATGAGACTAAGGAGGATAAAAAAGAGGAGGAGACGAAGgaagataaaaaagaagaggAGGCAAAGGAAgagaaaaaagaagaagagACGAAGGAAgagaaaaaagaagaagagACGAAGGAGGATAAAAAAGAGGAAGAAGTAAAAACATCGAGTggggtaaaaaaaatacctCCCTTAAATAAACTAAAGGCATTACCTAAAATGAAAATCGGACCAAATAAGGATagcttaaaaaaaatactcgCAAGTAAACTAGTTAGCAAAGAGGGAATAGGAAAGGTTGGCCAAACTGGGCAAGGCGAAGTAAGTGAGAAAAAAGAGGAGGTCAAAGCAGTGGAAAAGGCTGTGGAAAATGTAGAGGCTAAGGCGGTGGACAAGGTAGAGACTAAGGCGGTAGAAAATGTAGAGATCAAGGCAGTGAACAAGGAAGCAATAAAAGCAAAAATGTTAACCATTTTGAAGGCAAAACAAAGCAAAGCCCCAATTCCACCAAAGGAAACACCATTATCTGCAAAAGTTGGTGATACAGCTCcgattttaaaaaaaccaATTATGAAACCACCACCATCTGTAAATGGATCACGTAAGTAAAATATGGGATTTTGTTTGTGCATGAACAGGGAAGGTTATTTGATCAGTTGTAACATTAGGCAAACAATTCtttgaatttttaacaCTTACATCAATgctaatatttattatttttttataaatgtataaaatataattattacaacgatttatttattttttctcttttgtAGAATCGAGTAATGATGATCCTGATCTCAAAAGCATTTTAGAAAaagccaaaaaaaaagcattatttattgacaagaaaaaaatacaagtTAAATTACCAAAACCGATCGAATTGAAAAAAGCGATTAAAAAGTTTGTTCCAAAACTAGCGAATGTTGATTAGCTAAAATTGAAGACCTTTTTGAATTGTTCATAAATTGTtcgttttattattttttttttttgtaaccTTGTTTTACGTTGTGtgtttgtttatattttctttatttttacaatgtttaactttttttttgtatatgaaaaataaaaattttgataaagCAATCAATATGCCCTAATATGGTATTAAACATTTAATTTCGATAAAGCCTGACTTTAAGTGGTTACATAAAATAGctattatttgaaaaaaaaaaaattagtagctttttcataaaatctATTGTTctataaaaacattttcaaaCATTTATGTATTTAAGTTGGTATATGGATCCAAAATGTTTGCAACGGTATTAGTAAAGGAGTGCATATGGattcataataaaaatcaaGCCATTTATAATTCCTTAACATTTCAACTATTACCATAggaatgataaaaaaaaaaatgaaatttaatagaaaaaggaaatagTGAGAGggcatataattattacaaatattattttatttttttcgaggatatattattagatAAATGGTGGATAAATGATATCTGGAGTTAGTTCAAAAAAAgggaagaaaatatttatttttttaaataatccCTTAAAGAAagtgatatatatatatatgttcatCCCAAGATAGATaacttttaaaaagtataatacaaaaaaaaaaagaaaaaaagtatatgaCCAAAAATACAGGAAATAACATCATGAATTCAAATCAAGTATTTGTATTGACAATAATAGGAAAAGGAGATATACCAATATATGAAGCAGATTTATCtataaatggaaaaaaagatatatcaGAACATTTATCtcaatttattattcatcAATCATTAGATTCAGTAGATGAATTAGTTTggagaaataataatatgtttttaaaaactgttgattcttttaataattatagtGTATCTGCTTATTGTACACCTGGACATATtaagttattattattatataaaaataaaaatgaattaaatagTTCTATAAATGCAAATATACATGTACCTTCAgatgataatattaaatcattttttgaagTTGTtcatgaaaattatattaaagtTTTACTAAATCCATTATATGAGCCAAATGGAATTATAACAAGTTCGTTGTTCGATCAAAATGTCCACTTAGCAGCCAAAAGCTTTTTGCACCAATAGCCGCCAAAAGTAAAGGataaaatgtgaaaaaatgaagcaaaaaaaaaagtgaaaaaatgaaggaaaaaaaaagtgaaaaaatgaagggATAAACCACTTCCAATTAACATGCATGAGTTAGACGCATTTAAATACGTTGTTGAAAACATCtaaggaaaaaaagaatgttCGATCAATAGCTgagaatatatttactgTATCCATGTTTTCTCCcaaattgtttaaaaaac contains:
- a CDS encoding trafficking protein particle complex subunit 2, putative, translated to MNSNQVFVLTIIGKGDIPIYEADLSINGKKDISEHLSQFIIHQSLDSVDELVWRNNNMFLKTVDSFNNYSVSAYCTPGHIKLLLLYKNKNELNSSINANIHVPSDDNIKSFFEVVHENYIKVLLNPLYEPNGIITSSLFDQNVHLAAKSFLHQ